The following coding sequences are from one Nicotiana tabacum cultivar K326 chromosome 1, ASM71507v2, whole genome shotgun sequence window:
- the LOC107826992 gene encoding uncharacterized protein At4g33100 isoform X1, producing MGILKEKKNASRLSTSPCAQLREAYHNCFNRWYSDKFLKGEWDKEECVLEWQKYRDCLSQHLDDKHLSRFLEADGIVGGAHQNDSKSSTGAPK from the exons ATGGGAatcttgaaagaaaagaaaaatgcttCTCGTTTGTCTACTTCCCCTTGTGCTCAACTCAGAGAGGCTTACCATAATTGTTTCAACAG GTGGTATTCTGACAAATTCTTGAAGGGTGAGTGGGATAAAGAGGAGTGTGTTTTAGAATGGCAGAAATATAGAGATTGTTTATCT CAGCATCTGGATGATAAGCATTTAAGTAGATTCTTGGAAGCTGATGGAATTGTGGGTGGTGCTCATCAAAATGATTCTAAGAGCTCCACTGGTGCTCCCAAGTAA
- the LOC107826992 gene encoding uncharacterized protein At4g33100 isoform X2 encodes MGILKEKKNASRLSTSPCAQLREAYHNCFNRWYSDKFLKGEWDKEECVLEWQKYRDCLSHLDDKHLSRFLEADGIVGGAHQNDSKSSTGAPK; translated from the exons ATGGGAatcttgaaagaaaagaaaaatgcttCTCGTTTGTCTACTTCCCCTTGTGCTCAACTCAGAGAGGCTTACCATAATTGTTTCAACAG GTGGTATTCTGACAAATTCTTGAAGGGTGAGTGGGATAAAGAGGAGTGTGTTTTAGAATGGCAGAAATATAGAGATTGTTTATCT CATCTGGATGATAAGCATTTAAGTAGATTCTTGGAAGCTGATGGAATTGTGGGTGGTGCTCATCAAAATGATTCTAAGAGCTCCACTGGTGCTCCCAAGTAA